A part of Candidatus Lokiarchaeota archaeon genomic DNA contains:
- a CDS encoding histone, with protein MPRSRKDRILPVAPVDRLIRKAGAERVSDTGAEKLAKILEEVGEELARMAVDLTEHADRKTITDADVELAYKQWRRGR; from the coding sequence ATGCCAAGATCACGAAAAGACAGAATATTGCCAGTGGCGCCAGTAGACAGACTGATTCGAAAAGCCGGAGCTGAACGTGTTAGTGATACGGGTGCTGAGAAGCTAGCAAAAATCCTCGAGGAGGTAGGTGAGGAGCTTGCTAGAATGGCTGTTGACTTAACAGAGCATGCGGATCGGAAAACAATAACTGATGCTGATGTTGAGCTGGCGTACAAGCAGTGGCGCCGGGGTCGCTGA
- a CDS encoding hydantoinase/oxoprolinase family protein — protein sequence MHPNSKILGIDVGGTFTDLVLTDEKTGKRTIHKVPTTPVSQEKAVIQGIREILHETETSPESLDLIIHGTTAATNALLERKGAKVSLITTQGMEDIIEIGRQNREEIYSLVADRPTPLVNRDRRIGIAERIDNSGNVILGLTAKEIERVREKVEEINPESIAISLLFSFQNPQHEEMLIDELRNDSNWYVVASHDVLREFREFERTSTTVLEAYLGPVVLQYLERLTEGVTNFCPNATLAIMQSNGGTMLSSEAEGHSIGLAISGLAGGVIGGWAAAKQHSVEKAITVDMGGTSCDVSAVDGAIVVKADNKVAGFPLRVPSVDVQTIGAGGGSIAWIDDAGVLHVGPQSAGADPGPAAYGKGGTEATVTDANLVIGRLNPDYFLGGKLKLHTRKAWNAIENLAEELNLSVMETARGITRISTANMVQAIREVTVERGIDPRNFILVPFGGAGPTQAVDMAEMLQIDTVLVPRYPGITSAVGLVEADPRVDRMRTVLTGAEQTQEWSLLETLEELTEEAGNRLEKQNSRNLPVAFQWAIDMRYSGQSHELTIPVQPHTEQLLRESIECFEERHEQEFGYRMDGRQVEWVTARVAGIAKRPHRTTENHSHPDTSKSYDTRKITLMNGKTTKADVYRRKSLAPDIIFNGPAIVEQVDTTIWIAKGWKAQQSAEGALWIRRSSND from the coding sequence ATGCATCCAAATAGCAAGATTCTAGGCATCGATGTGGGCGGTACCTTTACAGATTTAGTCCTAACTGATGAGAAGACAGGAAAGCGGACTATCCACAAAGTCCCAACAACTCCAGTTTCTCAAGAAAAAGCTGTGATTCAGGGGATACGGGAGATACTCCATGAAACCGAGACTAGTCCTGAGAGTTTAGACCTGATTATTCATGGTACTACCGCAGCCACTAATGCTCTACTCGAGCGGAAAGGTGCTAAGGTCAGTTTGATTACTACCCAGGGCATGGAGGATATCATAGAAATCGGGAGACAGAACAGAGAAGAAATCTATAGCCTAGTAGCAGACAGACCTACACCGCTTGTCAATCGCGACAGAAGAATTGGTATCGCGGAGAGAATCGACAATTCTGGGAATGTCATACTCGGTTTAACAGCCAAAGAAATCGAAAGAGTAAGAGAAAAAGTAGAAGAAATCAATCCAGAATCCATAGCCATTTCACTCCTTTTTTCGTTCCAGAATCCACAACATGAAGAGATGCTGATAGATGAACTAAGAAATGATTCCAACTGGTATGTCGTAGCATCCCACGATGTGCTGAGGGAATTCAGAGAATTTGAACGAACATCAACAACTGTTCTCGAAGCATATCTCGGACCTGTAGTCTTACAATATCTGGAGCGGCTTACTGAGGGCGTAACCAATTTCTGTCCTAATGCTACTTTGGCAATCATGCAATCTAATGGCGGGACTATGCTCAGTTCTGAAGCAGAAGGGCATTCTATTGGCTTGGCAATATCAGGTCTGGCAGGAGGGGTTATCGGGGGATGGGCAGCAGCCAAACAACATAGCGTAGAGAAAGCTATCACAGTTGATATGGGTGGTACAAGCTGCGATGTAAGTGCAGTCGATGGTGCTATAGTTGTGAAAGCTGATAACAAAGTTGCAGGATTTCCGCTGAGAGTGCCGTCCGTGGATGTTCAAACAATCGGTGCCGGCGGAGGCAGTATTGCATGGATAGATGATGCCGGCGTTTTACATGTTGGTCCACAGAGCGCAGGAGCAGATCCTGGTCCAGCCGCTTACGGAAAGGGGGGAACAGAAGCGACAGTTACTGACGCAAATTTAGTTATTGGAAGACTCAATCCAGACTACTTCTTGGGTGGAAAGCTGAAGCTTCATACTAGGAAGGCCTGGAATGCTATCGAGAATCTCGCAGAAGAACTAAATCTCTCAGTTATGGAAACGGCGCGAGGAATAACACGAATCTCAACAGCAAATATGGTTCAAGCTATTCGCGAAGTCACTGTAGAGCGAGGCATAGACCCAAGGAATTTCATCTTGGTTCCTTTTGGTGGCGCTGGACCAACACAAGCGGTCGATATGGCAGAAATGCTCCAGATCGATACCGTGCTTGTGCCACGCTATCCAGGAATTACCTCAGCAGTGGGTCTGGTGGAAGCGGACCCAAGAGTTGATAGAATGAGAACGGTCTTAACAGGAGCAGAGCAAACCCAGGAGTGGTCTCTTCTTGAAACGCTGGAGGAGTTGACAGAAGAAGCGGGAAATAGGCTGGAAAAACAGAATTCTCGGAACCTGCCTGTTGCGTTTCAATGGGCAATTGATATGCGATACAGTGGACAATCTCACGAGCTCACAATACCGGTACAACCGCACACAGAACAGCTTCTGAGGGAGTCCATAGAATGCTTCGAAGAAAGGCATGAACAAGAATTTGGATATCGAATGGATGGTCGACAGGTCGAGTGGGTAACAGCAAGAGTAGCAGGAATAGCCAAACGCCCACATAGGACAACAGAAAACCATTCCCATCCAGACACATCAAAATCATACGACACAAGAAAAATCACTCTGATGAACGGAAAGACAACCAAAGCAGATGTATATCGAAGGAAGTCACTCGCACCGGATATAATCTTCAACGGCCCCGCAATTGTAGAACAGGTAGATACTACTATATGGATAGCCAAGGGATGGAAAGCACAACAATCCGCTGAGGGCGCTTTGTGGATACGGAGGTCCAGCAATGATTGA
- a CDS encoding hydantoinase B/oxoprolinase family protein, protein MIEDPIRFEVIKNALVSCAREMSQALRRTAFSPNIKERRDCSCALFDSEGRLVSQSKDIPVHLGAMPMSVKACINELASNLVEGSMALLNDPFSGGSHLPDLTLVAPVYHEEELVGFVANRAHHADVGGESAGSMPGMSSTIEEEGILIEPRIVVEDNTLQEKEISDLLEATRTSEERHGDLSAQIAANNVGITRLNSVAARYGWSALLTSFQNLRDYSAERIQSNMKSYSGLEGEFSDVVDSDGAGNWFLDIRVHLSFHEDYVNVDFTGTADQVEGNVNCPIASSLSAVYYVFITLFGKDIPVNEGCWRAIEVNVPEGSLLNPQYPAAVAAGNVETTQRVVDSILGAMAQIDSSIVPAASQGTMNNLAIGGELAGDSGMFSFYETIGGGAGAAKGIHGSDGIHVHMTNTLNTPIESLENSYPLRVRRYSIRENSGGEGKWRGGDGIIREIETLVDGCSISIQTERRHTRPWGLEGGQPGSLGRNLLFYQDRMYQLQAKSTVIAPKGAIIRLETPGGGAWGTKG, encoded by the coding sequence ATGATTGAAGATCCAATCAGGTTTGAAGTCATCAAGAACGCACTAGTTTCATGTGCTCGTGAAATGAGTCAAGCACTGCGAAGAACAGCCTTTAGTCCCAACATCAAGGAGCGGAGAGATTGCAGTTGTGCGCTTTTCGATTCAGAAGGGCGACTCGTTTCGCAATCAAAGGACATACCGGTGCATTTGGGGGCCATGCCAATGTCTGTGAAGGCGTGCATCAACGAACTGGCTTCGAATCTAGTAGAGGGTTCCATGGCTCTCCTCAATGACCCTTTTTCAGGTGGTTCACATCTCCCGGATCTTACACTAGTCGCCCCGGTCTATCACGAAGAAGAGCTAGTCGGTTTTGTGGCAAACAGAGCTCATCATGCAGATGTTGGTGGTGAAAGCGCGGGCTCCATGCCGGGGATGTCTTCCACGATCGAAGAAGAAGGTATTCTAATTGAACCAAGAATCGTTGTTGAAGACAACACTCTCCAAGAGAAGGAAATATCTGATTTGCTTGAAGCTACAAGAACGTCAGAAGAACGTCATGGTGACCTCTCGGCTCAGATAGCTGCAAACAACGTTGGAATCACACGGCTCAACAGTGTAGCAGCTCGGTATGGCTGGTCTGCTTTGCTCACATCCTTTCAAAATCTACGAGACTACTCTGCTGAACGTATTCAATCAAATATGAAATCCTACTCGGGGCTCGAAGGCGAATTCTCAGATGTGGTTGATAGCGATGGCGCCGGAAACTGGTTCCTAGATATCAGGGTTCATCTGTCGTTTCATGAGGACTATGTAAATGTAGATTTCACTGGAACCGCAGATCAGGTAGAAGGCAACGTGAATTGTCCGATAGCATCGTCATTATCGGCAGTATACTACGTATTCATAACCTTGTTCGGAAAGGATATCCCTGTGAATGAAGGTTGCTGGAGGGCAATAGAAGTGAATGTACCAGAAGGGTCGCTTTTGAACCCACAGTATCCTGCTGCAGTAGCTGCTGGGAATGTCGAAACCACACAGCGTGTCGTAGACAGCATTCTTGGAGCCATGGCTCAAATAGACTCTAGCATCGTTCCCGCGGCAAGCCAAGGAACAATGAACAATCTAGCTATTGGCGGAGAACTTGCAGGTGATAGTGGTATGTTTTCCTTCTACGAAACCATTGGTGGCGGAGCTGGTGCTGCAAAAGGAATTCATGGATCAGACGGCATCCATGTACACATGACTAATACTCTGAATACGCCCATAGAATCGCTAGAAAATTCATATCCCCTACGGGTCAGACGGTATTCCATCAGAGAGAACAGTGGTGGAGAAGGCAAATGGCGGGGGGGTGATGGTATAATACGCGAAATAGAGACCCTAGTGGACGGCTGCAGCATCTCCATTCAAACGGAGAGAAGACATACCAGACCATGGGGTCTAGAAGGTGGACAGCCGGGATCTTTGGGACGTAACTTGCTTTTCTACCAAGATAGGATGTATCAATTGCAGGCGAAATCTACAGTCATTGCACCAAAGGGAGCAATAATACGACTTGAAACACCGGGTGGGGGTGCGTGGGGAACAAAAGGGTAG
- a CDS encoding DUF2334 domain-containing protein produces the protein MCMSSRAGNSMQLVEEHTVLLSLHEVSPAYEDSVVASYDRLKALGIDSYTLLITPLLEWKRNLSFEKHPMFVDYLLSLDLEISLHGYSYTTKSGRPEEFKNLDKKQTASRLRRGLKSILSNFGVKPSGFVPPGWVAPKRLKTALANLGFSYYAVGKEIYTLSSDTCYSTVDIVISEKEKEPSLEDSIVETEIGGPLQIALHPLDHRRTKMYELLEELVDRLDYKFYSYCDYLTQAAKAE, from the coding sequence ATGTGTATGTCCAGTCGTGCAGGCAATTCTATGCAGCTTGTTGAAGAACATACTGTGTTGCTTAGTCTGCATGAGGTTAGTCCTGCATACGAAGATTCCGTGGTCGCGTCCTATGATAGATTGAAAGCATTGGGTATTGATAGCTATACTCTCCTTATTACACCGTTGCTTGAATGGAAACGAAACCTGAGTTTTGAGAAACATCCGATGTTTGTTGACTATCTGCTTTCTTTAGATCTTGAAATCTCTCTCCACGGTTATTCGTACACAACCAAAAGCGGGCGCCCTGAGGAGTTCAAGAATCTTGACAAGAAGCAAACTGCTTCACGGTTACGAAGAGGTTTGAAATCGATTCTAAGTAATTTTGGAGTTAAGCCAAGTGGATTTGTGCCTCCAGGCTGGGTGGCTCCAAAACGATTGAAAACTGCTCTTGCCAACCTAGGCTTCAGCTACTATGCGGTAGGCAAAGAAATCTACACTCTATCTTCTGATACATGTTATTCTACGGTTGATATCGTTATTAGCGAAAAAGAAAAGGAACCATCATTAGAAGATAGTATCGTAGAAACTGAAATTGGAGGTCCCTTGCAAATAGCTCTTCATCCTTTGGATCATAGGCGAACGAAGATGTACGAGCTTCTGGAAGAACTGGTAGACCGTCTTGATTACAAGTTCTATAGCTATTGCGACTACTTGACTCAAGCCGCCAAGGCTGAATAG
- the gltX gene encoding glutamate--tRNA ligase (Charges one glutamine molecule and pairs it to its corresponding RNA trinucleotide during protein translation) — LEIFYEYAVDLIKKEEAYVCDCDPELWRNEYKVLSKPCPCRDLSVHENLARWEKMLDGTYPEKGAAVRIKTGMDDPDPAMRDHVILRISEAEHPRVGNRYRVWPMLEYSWGIDDHELGISHIIRGKDLVKEGKIEQHIWRIYGWAEPELIYYGRLKFKDATLSKSRARRKILSGEYTGWKDPRTWSLQSLEHRGIHPDALRKATLDLGLSLNDITFSMKAVYSENRKIRDSDAPRAFFVESPVWISVSDLPNGMDVAEAPIHPDYPDRGTREIPLPRENEHLDIGIPTRDFKRIANGELFRLKDLANCRMNKETNPSARFESFDVEEILDKEGQIIHWVPKGNSIPVELTMVDGSIVEGVGEPSIADLDVGTFLQFERVGFAKIYEKNDVINLAFAHK; from the coding sequence GCTGGAGATTTTCTATGAATACGCAGTTGATTTAATCAAGAAGGAAGAAGCCTATGTCTGTGATTGTGACCCCGAGCTGTGGAGGAATGAATACAAGGTATTGTCCAAGCCTTGTCCATGCCGAGACTTGTCGGTTCACGAGAATCTAGCGCGATGGGAAAAAATGCTAGATGGAACTTACCCCGAGAAGGGAGCAGCCGTCCGTATCAAGACAGGCATGGATGATCCCGATCCTGCAATGAGAGACCACGTTATTCTGCGAATCTCCGAAGCTGAACACCCTCGAGTTGGAAATCGTTATCGGGTATGGCCGATGCTCGAGTACTCGTGGGGCATAGATGACCATGAGCTTGGCATCTCTCACATTATCCGTGGGAAAGACTTGGTGAAAGAAGGAAAAATCGAACAGCACATCTGGCGGATTTATGGGTGGGCCGAACCAGAATTAATCTACTACGGCCGCCTAAAATTCAAAGATGCCACATTGAGCAAAAGTAGAGCCAGACGAAAAATACTGAGCGGTGAGTATACTGGTTGGAAGGATCCCCGGACTTGGAGCCTCCAATCCTTAGAACATCGCGGTATTCATCCAGATGCCCTTCGGAAAGCAACCTTGGATCTTGGGCTAAGCCTGAATGACATCACATTTTCTATGAAAGCTGTATATTCCGAAAACCGAAAGATTCGTGATTCTGATGCACCACGAGCATTCTTTGTGGAATCACCGGTCTGGATTTCAGTTAGTGATTTGCCAAATGGAATGGATGTTGCTGAGGCTCCAATTCATCCCGATTATCCTGACCGTGGCACCCGTGAGATTCCATTGCCACGGGAAAATGAGCATCTAGACATTGGCATCCCTACGCGTGACTTTAAGAGGATTGCAAACGGTGAGCTTTTCAGACTGAAGGATTTGGCTAATTGCAGAATGAATAAGGAGACAAATCCTTCGGCAAGATTTGAGAGTTTTGATGTTGAGGAGATTCTTGATAAAGAAGGCCAGATTATTCATTGGGTTCCAAAAGGAAACAGTATTCCCGTTGAACTGACTATGGTTGATGGAAGCATCGTTGAAGGTGTGGGAGAACCAAGCATAGCTGATTTGGATGTAGGAACATTTCTACAATTTGAACGGGTCGGTTTTGCGAAAATATACGAGAAGAATGATGTCATAAACTTGGCTTTTGCGCACAAGTAG